In Deltaproteobacteria bacterium, one genomic interval encodes:
- a CDS encoding CarD family transcriptional regulator — MFSVGDLVVYPAQGVGKVENVEVQEIAGTSAEMYIVKILSNNVKLLVPVSNVKNVGLRAVYSAKKAKTILEYIKDRSDFTGYSGQNWNRRYREYSEKLKSSDLKDVAYVLKELILIGKDKDLSFGERRLLEQAMNLISMEISFALKKEQKVIKEEIEAMFADILKAKKEPIDDEEEEDQGSEAS; from the coding sequence GTGTTTTCCGTAGGTGACTTGGTGGTGTATCCGGCGCAGGGTGTCGGCAAGGTCGAAAATGTCGAGGTCCAGGAAATTGCCGGGACCAGTGCCGAAATGTACATCGTCAAAATCCTCAGCAACAACGTCAAGTTGCTGGTACCCGTATCCAACGTCAAAAACGTTGGCCTGCGGGCCGTGTATTCGGCCAAAAAAGCCAAAACCATCCTTGAATATATCAAGGATCGCTCGGATTTTACCGGATACTCCGGACAAAATTGGAACCGCCGCTACCGCGAATACTCTGAAAAGCTCAAGAGCAGCGATCTCAAGGATGTCGCCTACGTCCTCAAAGAACTTATCCTCATCGGCAAGGACAAGGATCTTTCCTTCGGTGAAAGGCGTCTCCTCGAACAGGCCATGAACCTCATCTCCATGGAAATTTCTTTCGCCCTCAAGAAGGAGCAAAAGGTCATCAAGGAAGAGATCGAGGCCATGTTCGCCGACATTCTCAAAGCCAAAAAAGAGCCGATAGATGACGAAGAGGAAGAGGACCAAGGGTCCGAGGCCTCCTGA